One genomic window of Anthonomus grandis grandis chromosome 3, icAntGran1.3, whole genome shotgun sequence includes the following:
- the LOC126734009 gene encoding uncharacterized protein LOC126734009, whose product MATLSQQNAICKVCEKEFSSTSTRNRHLKKFHPEFLGQEHKKHIICPMCTNNTQTFSYFTSLNKHLLDIHDIMIKQSFLNFKNLEEYTSWRVQCNREGDYACQTRNKFKNGEEHIFYNCNRSNIRGFNSSCKMRSCKSGGSIRIQGTCPSRILVKILMNGSIDVTFFETHAGHVDKLRTKRLSKAEENIIVGKLNPGSSTKEGEDTVLFVDEPTISQTNYQDDVSHFIRETLKMKVNSSILKFEEKREIALQGMCNQLCSYGSTLDENAFATFMTQFNNFKNKAMEQEYSHSSKKKRKTEQKMYYPNKK is encoded by the exons ATGGCAACACTAAg TCAACAAAATGCAATCTGCAAAGTCTGTGAGAAGGAATTTTCAAGCACATCAACAAGAAACAGACATCTTAAGAAGTTTCACCCAGAATTTCTTGGTCAGGAACACAAGAAACATATTATATGTCCAATGTGTACCAACAATACCCAGACATTCTCTTATTTTACtagtttaaataaacatttacttGATATTCATGATATAATGATTaaacaatcatttttaaattttaagaatcttgAAGAATATACCTCTTGGAGGGTGCAATGTAATAGGGAAGGTGATTATGCTTGCCAGACccgaaataaatttaagaatggagaagaacatatattttacaattgtaACAGGAGCAACATCAGAG gattCAATAGCTCATGTAAAATGAGAAGTTGTAAGTCTGGGGGAAGCATACGCATTCAAGGAACATGCCCCTCAAGGATTTTAGTTAAGATTTTAATGAATG GATCAATTGATGTgacattttttgaaacacatGCAGGACATGTAGACAAGTTAAGAACCAAAAGGTTATCCAAGGCTGAAGAAAATATCATTGTTGGGAAATTGAATCCAG gTTCCTCAACTAAAGAGGGAGAGGATACTGTTTTGTTTGTTGATGAACCTACAATTAGCCAAACAAATTATCAGGATGATGTAAGCCATTTTATTCgggaaactttaaaaatgaaagtcAATAGTTCAATATTGAAATTTGAAGAAAAGAGAGAA ATTGCATTGCAAGGAATGTGTAACCAGCTGTGTAGCTATGGTAGCACTTTAGATGAAAATGCTTTTGCCACATTTATGACTCAAttcaacaatttcaaaaataaagcgATGGAACAAGAATACTCTCATAGCtctaaaaagaaaagaaaaactgaacaaaaaatgtactatccaaataaaaaataa